One Alicyclobacillus acidoterrestris DNA window includes the following coding sequences:
- a CDS encoding S9 family peptidase: MQPPKAKRIPHPHVLHDHVRPDDYYWLRERENPEVIQYLEAENQYYDAHMRPLAPLADKIYEQMVARIPEAENDVPAVRGPYYYYKKMDKNLQYPIYVRKRATSRDELATASEEIVLDVNALARDGEYLSVTVLRISPDHRHLAYLENRDGTDKYTLCVRDIETGEMLPEKIENVFIYESVEWDRTGEFLYYLTVDESQRPYRLWRHQIGHTGQDELLYEETDITFTLSLAKSRSGRYLFLTSSTKTTSEVHFIAADAKTGSLQVVDERRAGILYEVEHWGEDFLILSNEGATNFHLWRCPTDDLAPSGRTELFSYDKSRYLQAVYPFKEALIISGREDGLTALWVYRDGSLTRLDWDEPLYTVAMGHNLSYDTTEVLIEYESYLTPRTTYLYHLDTNSKTPLQVAPVAGEFTPEAYRQERLFATAPDGVRVPMTVVYRKDAFANGPAPLILSGYGSYGITSDPHFDATRLPFLDSGIVFVTAQVRGGSEMGHDWYEDGKLLNKRNTFTDFIAVAEDLIARGYTTADKMAARGGSAGGLLVGAVANMAGHLFKVITPAVPFVDVVTTMLDASIPLTSLEWDEWGNPADKTYYDYMLSYSPYDNVEAKAYPHMLVTTGLNDPRVAYWEPAKWVARLRATKTDDNTLLLKTNMGAGHFGASGRFNHLKEAAEHYAFILDKLGVDMK; this comes from the coding sequence ATGCAACCCCCAAAGGCAAAGCGCATTCCCCATCCGCACGTCTTGCACGACCATGTGCGCCCGGACGACTACTACTGGTTGAGAGAACGCGAGAACCCTGAAGTCATCCAATACCTTGAAGCAGAAAATCAGTACTACGACGCGCACATGAGGCCACTTGCGCCACTGGCAGATAAAATTTACGAACAGATGGTCGCACGGATTCCGGAAGCGGAAAACGATGTCCCAGCGGTACGCGGGCCCTACTATTACTACAAAAAAATGGACAAGAATTTGCAGTACCCGATTTACGTGCGCAAACGCGCAACCTCTCGGGATGAATTAGCCACAGCCTCCGAGGAGATTGTGCTCGATGTCAACGCGCTGGCCAGAGACGGCGAATATCTCAGTGTCACAGTTCTGCGTATCAGCCCGGATCACCGCCATTTAGCGTACCTTGAGAATCGCGATGGCACGGACAAATACACGCTGTGCGTGCGCGATATCGAAACCGGTGAGATGCTGCCCGAAAAGATAGAAAACGTGTTTATTTACGAAAGCGTGGAATGGGACAGAACTGGCGAGTTTCTGTACTATCTGACCGTGGATGAGAGTCAGCGCCCCTATCGCCTGTGGCGTCACCAAATCGGGCACACGGGTCAAGACGAATTGTTGTACGAAGAGACGGATATCACGTTTACACTCAGCCTCGCAAAGTCGCGCAGCGGACGCTACCTATTCCTTACGTCGTCGACCAAAACGACGAGTGAAGTCCACTTTATCGCTGCAGATGCGAAAACGGGATCCCTCCAAGTCGTTGACGAGCGACGCGCGGGAATCCTCTACGAAGTCGAACACTGGGGCGAGGATTTTCTCATCCTCTCAAACGAAGGTGCGACAAACTTTCACCTCTGGCGCTGCCCGACCGACGATTTGGCACCAAGTGGGCGAACAGAGCTCTTTTCCTACGACAAGTCGCGCTATCTCCAGGCAGTGTATCCATTCAAGGAGGCGCTTATCATCAGCGGACGCGAAGACGGCCTGACGGCATTATGGGTGTACCGCGACGGAAGCCTCACGCGCCTTGACTGGGATGAACCTTTGTATACCGTTGCCATGGGACACAACCTGAGCTACGACACGACCGAAGTGCTCATCGAGTACGAGTCCTATCTGACGCCAAGGACCACCTATTTGTATCACCTCGATACAAATTCGAAGACGCCCCTGCAAGTGGCGCCCGTCGCTGGTGAATTTACGCCGGAGGCGTATCGCCAGGAACGCCTCTTCGCGACCGCGCCGGACGGGGTCCGCGTACCGATGACCGTCGTCTATAGGAAGGATGCCTTCGCGAACGGCCCCGCTCCGTTGATTCTCTCGGGATACGGATCATACGGCATCACAAGTGATCCCCATTTCGATGCGACGCGCCTCCCCTTCCTCGATTCAGGCATCGTGTTTGTCACGGCGCAAGTTCGCGGCGGGTCAGAAATGGGCCACGATTGGTATGAAGATGGCAAGTTGTTAAACAAACGAAACACGTTCACCGATTTCATTGCAGTGGCTGAAGACCTCATCGCGCGCGGCTACACGACAGCGGATAAAATGGCGGCACGCGGCGGGAGTGCGGGCGGTCTCTTAGTAGGGGCCGTGGCGAATATGGCCGGGCACTTATTCAAAGTCATTACGCCAGCGGTGCCGTTTGTCGACGTCGTGACGACCATGCTCGACGCGTCGATCCCGCTGACCAGCTTAGAATGGGATGAATGGGGCAACCCGGCAGACAAGACGTACTACGACTACATGTTATCTTACAGTCCATATGACAATGTCGAAGCGAAAGCGTACCCGCACATGCTCGTCACAACCGGCCTGAATGATCCACGTGTCGCTTACTGGGAACCGGCGAAGTGGGTTGCGCGGCTGCGGGCGACCAAAACTGACGACAACACGCTGCTGCTCAAAACAAACATGGGGGCAGGACACTTCGGCGCATCGGGGCGATTCAACCACCTCAAAGAGGCAGCGGAACACTACGCCTTCATTCTCGACAAGCTAGGCGTCGACATGAAGTGA
- a CDS encoding B12-binding domain-containing radical SAM protein: MNVVLATLNAKYIHSSLALRYLKAYVERDFPNTCIREYTIKEPATKIVADLYAKKPDVIGFSVYIWNVEQTLPILTMLKKVLPKTIIVLGGPEVSYDTKYWMKRCPDIDVIVRGEGESTFHELLCAFSRRDSMANIRGIAYREGEHIHLTPARVQQPLAEIPSPYQDLTDIQSLKHRIVYYETSRGCPFSCQFCLSSIESGVRYFPMERVKTDLKRLIDEGIRIIKFVDRTFNLHRKYALELFSFLIEHRGNTVFQFEITGDILHKDIVEFLRENAPEGLFRFEIGVQSTNDLTNQLVKRRQNFARLRDTILAIKDCGNIVQHLDLIAGLPEEDYESFKMTFNDVFAFEPDELQLGFLKMLRGTGMRARAAEFGYVYMDHAPYEIFSNRVLSYDDVLRMKQVEDVLEKYWNEGKVRHTVRYLTRHVFASPFDFFQAFGDYWQKRGWDTIGHQLDDLYTRLDEFLETTCEPAQRQAANAYMIYDFLLQHRVRPHKVWWQKTVRRADRARLIGEIGTQTQVFGDALNHLSLNPSALEKHSVIELLPWHIYPDAPHLGPTPQPALLVVYYPPGLQKGQSPIAQIYPWAQDTQDFVS, translated from the coding sequence ATGAACGTCGTATTAGCCACACTAAACGCCAAATATATTCACTCTTCGCTTGCGCTGCGCTACTTAAAAGCTTATGTCGAACGAGACTTCCCCAACACGTGCATCCGCGAATACACCATCAAAGAGCCTGCGACAAAAATCGTCGCTGACTTGTATGCAAAAAAACCAGACGTCATCGGTTTCTCCGTATATATCTGGAACGTCGAGCAGACGTTGCCCATCCTCACGATGCTCAAAAAAGTACTGCCCAAAACCATCATCGTCCTGGGCGGTCCAGAAGTATCGTACGACACGAAATATTGGATGAAGCGTTGCCCGGATATCGACGTAATTGTCCGTGGTGAAGGGGAATCGACATTTCACGAACTGCTATGCGCCTTCTCAAGGCGCGACAGTATGGCCAACATCCGCGGTATCGCCTATCGTGAGGGCGAGCACATCCATCTCACCCCCGCACGGGTGCAACAACCACTTGCAGAGATTCCAAGTCCGTATCAAGATCTCACGGACATCCAATCGTTAAAGCATCGAATCGTCTACTACGAGACCAGCCGCGGTTGTCCGTTCTCCTGTCAGTTTTGCTTGTCTTCTATCGAATCTGGCGTTCGTTACTTCCCGATGGAACGCGTGAAAACTGACCTCAAACGACTCATCGACGAAGGTATCCGAATCATTAAATTTGTCGACCGGACATTTAACCTACACCGCAAATATGCCCTTGAATTGTTTTCGTTTCTCATCGAACACAGAGGCAATACCGTCTTCCAATTCGAGATAACTGGCGACATCCTGCACAAAGACATCGTCGAGTTCCTCAGAGAAAATGCCCCAGAAGGGCTATTTCGGTTTGAAATCGGCGTGCAGTCAACCAACGACCTCACCAATCAACTCGTCAAACGCCGTCAAAATTTCGCCCGCCTGCGCGATACGATTCTCGCAATCAAGGATTGCGGCAACATCGTGCAGCACCTCGACCTGATTGCTGGACTGCCCGAGGAAGATTACGAGTCGTTCAAGATGACCTTCAACGACGTGTTTGCGTTCGAACCAGACGAGTTGCAGTTGGGATTCCTGAAAATGCTGCGCGGCACCGGTATGCGCGCACGAGCTGCCGAATTTGGCTACGTGTACATGGATCACGCGCCGTACGAAATATTTTCAAACCGCGTGCTATCGTATGACGATGTGCTTCGAATGAAGCAAGTCGAAGATGTACTCGAGAAATATTGGAACGAGGGCAAGGTGCGTCATACGGTTCGCTATCTGACACGACACGTGTTTGCATCGCCCTTTGATTTTTTCCAAGCTTTCGGCGACTACTGGCAAAAACGTGGCTGGGATACCATTGGACATCAGCTCGACGACTTGTATACCCGACTTGATGAATTTCTCGAAACCACCTGCGAACCTGCGCAACGACAAGCGGCCAACGCCTATATGATTTACGACTTTCTCTTGCAGCATCGAGTACGGCCACACAAAGTCTGGTGGCAGAAAACGGTGCGGCGTGCCGACCGTGCGCGGCTCATCGGCGAGATCGGAACGCAAACACAAGTCTTCGGCGATGCATTGAACCACCTATCTTTAAACCCGAGTGCGCTCGAAAAACACAGTGTCATTGAACTTCTGCCATGGCACATCTATCCCGATGCGCCGCATCTAGGTCCAACACCGCAGCCGGCGCTGTTGGTGGTGTATTACCCACCGGGGCTACAAAAAGGACAATCCCCGATAGCCCAGATATATCCATGGGCACAAGACACACAGGACTTCGTCTCCTGA
- a CDS encoding anti-sigma factor, which yields MENMHDQCTYCLDYALGELHDELCRKRFERHLPTCFTCQADLIEYRQILRDLQRPPSEANEPAGQAINTNLCNFPKGDQPLPFPGRAITWMSRRFAVLSVPATAVILTIVALLHIHHFVHFEAIGDSAWAHISHSVRNGGWHLRNDIHRI from the coding sequence ATGGAGAATATGCATGACCAATGCACGTATTGTCTCGATTACGCACTTGGTGAGCTGCACGACGAACTGTGTCGCAAGCGATTTGAGCGGCATCTTCCTACTTGTTTCACCTGTCAGGCAGATTTGATTGAATATCGGCAAATTCTCCGCGACTTACAACGTCCACCAAGCGAGGCGAATGAGCCAGCAGGTCAGGCGATAAATACAAATTTATGTAATTTTCCAAAAGGGGACCAGCCGCTTCCTTTCCCTGGACGCGCAATCACTTGGATGTCCAGACGTTTTGCAGTGCTGTCCGTTCCAGCGACAGCAGTCATCTTGACTATCGTCGCTTTGCTGCATATCCATCACTTTGTCCACTTTGAAGCCATCGGTGACTCGGCATGGGCACATATCTCCCACTCTGTACGGAATGGGGGATGGCACCTCCGCAATGATATACACCGCATCTAG
- a CDS encoding ATP-dependent Clp protease ATP-binding subunit, which translates to MRCDICKEHQANTEVRVNVNGHKNALHVCAECFGKLRASYKSPVNMGPFGGFPSMDDMFEMLSGIAPAAQEMPMQPGGARKGGGGFLDEYGRNLTDWAKEGRIDPVIGRDKEIARVIEILNRRNKNNPVLIGEPGVGKTAIAEGLALRIVEGDVPAKLRDKQVYNLDVSSLVADTGIRGQFEERMNHLIRELQSRPEVILFIDEIHLLVGAGQAQGSMDAGNILKPALARGDIQVIGATTLKEYRQIEKDAALERRFQPVTVDEPTVDEAIQILQGIRPKYEAYHQVRYTDEAIAACVTLSNRYISDRYLPDKAIDLLDEAGSKANLRIGDNQQEDLRAQLDKVVRDKQAATEVEAYERAAALHKEEMRLRDLIAHTPAATNTVEVTLRDIQAIVEEKTGIPVQKIQASEQSKLRDLEKELASRVIGQAEAVQKVAKAVRRSRTGLRKGDRPIGSFLFVGPTGVGKTELAKSLALTLFGSKDAMIRLDMSEYMEKHSVSKLIGSPPGYVGYDEAGQLTEQVRRNPYSLILLDEIEKAHPDVQHMFLQIMEDGRLTDSQGRTVSFKDTILIMTSNAGVGDKKVTMGFNVQEDATASTETQIGHLSAYFKPEFLNRFDAIVDFAPLTKSDLKQIVGLFLNDLKDVLQAQGVALSWTDAAVAKLGELGYHPLLGARPLRRVIQDQVEDQIADVLVDTPDATALVVDVDDDATDGTDRTRASRIVVRTVENNG; encoded by the coding sequence ATGCGTTGTGATATTTGTAAAGAACATCAGGCGAACACAGAAGTTCGCGTCAATGTGAATGGACACAAAAATGCATTACATGTATGTGCCGAATGTTTTGGAAAACTTCGAGCTTCTTATAAATCGCCTGTGAATATGGGACCATTTGGCGGGTTTCCGTCGATGGACGATATGTTTGAAATGCTTTCTGGCATTGCGCCTGCAGCACAGGAGATGCCTATGCAACCAGGCGGTGCTCGCAAAGGTGGCGGCGGTTTCCTCGATGAATACGGGCGAAACTTGACCGATTGGGCGAAGGAAGGCCGGATCGATCCGGTGATTGGCCGCGACAAGGAAATTGCCCGCGTGATTGAAATTCTCAATCGGCGCAATAAAAACAATCCTGTCCTGATTGGCGAACCGGGCGTCGGGAAGACGGCTATCGCAGAAGGATTGGCGTTGCGCATTGTGGAGGGGGACGTGCCGGCCAAGTTGCGAGACAAGCAGGTTTATAACTTGGACGTTTCGTCGCTTGTGGCGGACACGGGAATCCGCGGACAATTTGAAGAGCGAATGAACCATTTGATTCGAGAATTGCAATCTCGCCCGGAAGTCATCTTGTTCATCGACGAGATTCATTTGCTGGTCGGAGCCGGACAAGCGCAGGGGTCCATGGATGCCGGCAACATCCTAAAACCTGCACTGGCCCGCGGCGACATTCAGGTGATTGGCGCCACGACGCTGAAAGAGTATCGCCAGATTGAGAAGGATGCGGCTCTGGAGCGGCGTTTCCAACCGGTGACGGTCGACGAGCCGACGGTTGACGAAGCGATTCAAATTCTCCAGGGTATCCGACCGAAGTATGAAGCTTATCACCAGGTGCGTTATACGGATGAGGCGATTGCCGCATGTGTGACGCTGTCGAACCGCTATATCTCCGACCGCTATCTGCCTGATAAGGCGATCGATTTGTTGGATGAGGCGGGATCGAAAGCGAACTTGCGCATTGGCGATAATCAGCAGGAAGATTTGCGGGCGCAACTCGACAAGGTCGTGCGGGACAAACAGGCGGCCACGGAGGTCGAAGCATACGAACGCGCTGCTGCGTTGCACAAGGAAGAAATGCGCCTACGCGATCTCATCGCCCACACCCCAGCCGCAACCAATACGGTCGAGGTGACACTGCGCGATATTCAGGCGATTGTCGAGGAGAAGACGGGGATACCTGTGCAAAAGATTCAAGCGTCTGAGCAGAGCAAACTGCGCGATTTGGAGAAGGAGTTGGCGAGCCGCGTCATCGGGCAAGCGGAAGCTGTCCAGAAAGTGGCCAAGGCGGTGCGCCGCAGCCGGACTGGCCTGCGCAAAGGCGATCGGCCGATTGGGTCCTTCCTCTTTGTCGGCCCAACGGGTGTCGGTAAGACGGAATTGGCGAAGAGCCTTGCCTTGACCTTATTCGGCAGCAAGGACGCCATGATTCGTCTCGACATGAGTGAATATATGGAGAAGCACTCGGTGTCGAAACTCATTGGGTCGCCTCCGGGCTATGTCGGCTACGACGAAGCCGGTCAGTTGACAGAACAGGTGCGGCGCAATCCGTATAGTTTGATTCTGCTTGACGAGATCGAAAAGGCGCACCCGGACGTTCAGCACATGTTCTTGCAAATCATGGAGGACGGCCGTTTGACAGACAGTCAGGGGCGGACAGTGAGCTTTAAGGATACGATTCTGATTATGACGAGCAACGCGGGGGTCGGCGACAAGAAGGTGACGATGGGCTTCAACGTTCAGGAGGACGCAACGGCAAGCACAGAGACCCAGATTGGACACTTGTCGGCCTATTTTAAGCCGGAGTTCCTCAATCGCTTTGACGCAATCGTTGACTTTGCGCCATTGACGAAATCTGATCTGAAGCAGATTGTCGGACTGTTCCTGAACGACTTGAAGGACGTCCTTCAGGCGCAGGGTGTTGCACTGTCTTGGACGGATGCGGCGGTAGCGAAACTTGGCGAGCTCGGGTATCATCCACTCCTTGGTGCACGGCCGTTGCGCCGGGTCATCCAAGACCAAGTGGAAGATCAGATTGCGGATGTCCTTGTTGACACCCCAGATGCAACGGCACTCGTCGTCGATGTGGACGACGATGCGACAGACGGAACTGACCGCACGCGCGCTTCGCGTATTGTCGTGCGAACGGTAGAGAACAACGGATAA
- a CDS encoding IS256 family transposase codes for MYQTNKELLAAQLEMEMSKFIQERLELIMREEIHNFLTVEHPELKNSRNGYYTRTLDTRFGRIEDLHVPRDREGEFQTSIFEPYSRRDAWLEETIIAMYKGGMSTREVGQFIERMLGVQYSPTTISNITNIVLQDVDAWRKRPLKRRYSVVYMDGMYVALKRDTVDNESIYVVMGIDEDGHREILGYYVGGTESATSCREIFNDLRARGLEEILIGVADGLTGLQEAFLSVYPKADFQRCVVHKLRNIIVKVRAKDKATVLADLKGVYSSETYEEALGCFRQFESKWNAKYPREVQSWREDLDNLLVFYKYPAAIRYAIYTTNAIERTIKEIRKRVKPMNSIANLEAAEKIVYLFATGYNEKWSKRALRGFADTGTQKRLREMFAERYGTEETK; via the coding sequence TTGTATCAGACTAACAAAGAGTTGCTTGCCGCACAACTGGAAATGGAAATGTCGAAGTTCATCCAAGAGCGTTTGGAGCTCATTATGCGTGAGGAGATCCACAACTTCCTGACGGTAGAGCATCCGGAATTGAAGAACAGTCGCAACGGATATTACACGAGGACGCTGGATACACGGTTTGGGCGGATTGAGGATTTACATGTTCCTCGAGACCGGGAAGGTGAGTTTCAAACCAGCATATTTGAGCCGTATAGTCGGCGAGATGCTTGGTTGGAAGAAACCATCATCGCAATGTACAAGGGCGGTATGAGTACGCGTGAGGTGGGGCAATTCATTGAACGGATGCTTGGTGTTCAATACTCGCCGACCACCATTAGCAACATCACGAATATCGTATTACAGGATGTAGATGCTTGGCGCAAGCGCCCCTTAAAACGACGGTACTCTGTCGTGTACATGGATGGGATGTATGTGGCGCTCAAGCGGGATACCGTGGACAACGAATCCATCTATGTCGTGATGGGAATTGATGAGGATGGACACCGAGAAATCCTTGGCTACTATGTGGGTGGCACGGAGAGCGCTACATCTTGCCGAGAGATTTTCAATGATCTGCGTGCGCGTGGGCTTGAGGAAATCCTGATTGGTGTAGCAGATGGGTTGACCGGACTGCAGGAAGCCTTCTTATCCGTCTACCCGAAGGCCGATTTCCAACGCTGTGTTGTTCACAAATTACGCAACATCATTGTGAAAGTCCGAGCCAAGGACAAGGCAACGGTTCTTGCGGATTTGAAGGGCGTATATTCCAGTGAGACCTACGAGGAAGCGCTAGGATGCTTCAGGCAATTCGAGAGCAAGTGGAACGCGAAGTACCCACGTGAGGTGCAGTCGTGGCGAGAGGACTTGGACAACCTCCTGGTCTTCTATAAGTACCCTGCAGCGATACGGTATGCTATCTATACGACTAACGCGATCGAGCGGACAATTAAGGAAATCCGCAAGAGAGTCAAGCCAATGAATAGCATCGCGAACCTTGAGGCGGCTGAGAAGATCGTGTATCTGTTCGCAACAGGCTATAACGAGAAATGGTCGAAACGCGCCTTGCGGGGATTTGCGGATACAGGTACCCAGAAGCGCCTCCGTGAGATGTTTGCTGAAAGGTACGGTACTGAGGAAACGAAATAA
- a CDS encoding phosphatidylglycerophosphatase A family protein, whose product MSAKATETGTQVAIQALQSRGVDIQDIADLTYFLQKDYIPDLNFEECVESVMRVLAKHEVQNAILTGIELDTLAEDGLLKRPLLDIIQRDESLYGVDEILALSILNLYGTIGYTNYGYIDKLKHGILESLNDKSTGKVNTFLDDLVGAVAAAASSRIAHGHEPELFS is encoded by the coding sequence TTGTCAGCGAAGGCGACCGAAACTGGGACACAGGTAGCGATTCAAGCACTGCAAAGTCGCGGGGTAGACATCCAGGATATTGCGGATTTGACTTACTTCCTTCAGAAAGATTACATACCGGATCTGAACTTTGAGGAATGTGTGGAGAGTGTTATGCGGGTGCTCGCAAAACATGAAGTTCAAAATGCGATTTTGACAGGCATTGAGTTGGACACCTTGGCGGAAGACGGGTTGTTGAAGCGGCCTCTTCTGGATATTATCCAGCGCGATGAAAGCCTCTATGGTGTGGATGAAATTTTGGCGTTGTCCATACTCAATCTCTATGGGACCATTGGCTATACCAATTATGGATATATTGACAAATTGAAGCATGGTATCCTTGAGTCGTTGAACGATAAATCGACGGGAAAAGTGAACACATTTTTGGACGATCTCGTCGGTGCCGTTGCGGCTGCCGCATCGAGCCGAATTGCACACGGCCATGAGCCAGAATTGTTTTCGTAG
- a CDS encoding spore coat protein, producing MPNAKDTIYAGDLLTFAKTNVRNLAIAITETATPEIRMTLEKNLHEAIQFHAQVFNYMHARGLYPAYDVGKTIESDLRLAQLALSIPTNMEC from the coding sequence ATGCCGAACGCAAAAGATACGATCTACGCTGGAGACTTACTAACATTCGCCAAAACGAACGTTCGTAACCTCGCTATCGCCATCACCGAAACCGCAACGCCCGAAATCCGTATGACGCTCGAGAAAAATCTGCATGAAGCGATTCAATTTCACGCCCAAGTGTTTAACTACATGCACGCACGGGGACTGTATCCTGCGTATGACGTGGGAAAAACGATTGAATCGGATTTGCGTTTGGCCCAACTCGCCCTGTCCATCCCGACAAACATGGAATGCTAA
- a CDS encoding asparaginase, whose amino-acid sequence MDKPFAYVTRGGIAESVHAGVIAVVSSDGKLVGEFGDSTLVTFARSACKPLQAIPVVESGAMASYGFDEADLALFCASHSSELQHTERVERILEKIGLDESYLQCGPHMPHSMETYDRLIQAGKSLSSLYSNCSGKHSGMLAYSKHVGADIHTYHQVNHPLQQAILEVVAELTEVQKQDIVLGVDGCGIPVHALPVRNWAKAYAKFAHPDAFVHGDAMRQISSAMRAYPQLVGGTDRFDTDLMTATHGRILAKGGAEGFMMVAIPEQSVGIAMKVRDGNARVIPPVVIRTLTTLGALSNDELEALQKYVAPEVKNTRDEVVGEIVADFELSLT is encoded by the coding sequence ATGGACAAACCATTTGCGTATGTCACGCGAGGAGGCATTGCCGAGAGCGTGCATGCCGGTGTGATAGCCGTTGTATCGAGTGACGGCAAATTGGTGGGCGAGTTTGGAGATTCAACGTTGGTGACGTTTGCGCGCAGCGCATGTAAACCATTACAGGCGATTCCCGTGGTAGAGTCAGGCGCGATGGCTTCCTATGGTTTTGACGAAGCGGATTTAGCGCTGTTCTGCGCGTCGCATAGCAGTGAACTGCAGCATACGGAGCGGGTAGAACGGATTCTCGAAAAGATTGGTCTCGACGAATCGTATCTTCAATGCGGCCCACATATGCCACATAGCATGGAGACATATGATCGACTGATTCAGGCAGGAAAGTCGCTCAGTTCTCTATACAGCAATTGTTCAGGGAAACATTCGGGTATGTTGGCCTATTCGAAGCATGTGGGCGCCGATATACACACGTATCACCAGGTGAATCATCCTTTGCAACAAGCGATTTTAGAAGTGGTGGCCGAGTTGACCGAGGTGCAAAAGCAAGACATCGTCCTTGGCGTCGATGGGTGTGGCATCCCGGTACACGCGCTACCCGTTCGGAATTGGGCGAAGGCGTATGCGAAATTTGCTCACCCCGATGCGTTTGTCCACGGTGACGCGATGCGCCAAATTTCCAGTGCCATGAGAGCCTATCCTCAACTGGTGGGTGGAACGGACAGGTTTGATACCGACTTGATGACGGCGACACACGGTCGTATTCTTGCCAAAGGCGGGGCAGAAGGGTTCATGATGGTGGCTATTCCGGAGCAATCTGTCGGTATTGCTATGAAAGTGCGCGATGGCAATGCGCGTGTCATTCCACCGGTAGTCATTCGGACACTGACGACTCTGGGTGCTTTATCGAACGATGAACTTGAGGCGCTGCAAAAGTATGTGGCACCAGAAGTGAAAAATACACGAGACGAAGTGGTCGGAGAGATTGTGGCCGATTTTGAGCTCAGTTTGACCTAA
- a CDS encoding DODA-type extradiol aromatic ring-opening family dioxygenase: protein MSHPFVFACVTPHGLPILEELSGDEPDLMAKTRQSMKQLGAWMHEAAPETIIVLTPHGLKIEGMFSVSTSSFMAGEMSEQTVAMMVGDERPEKGVIIHFKRSVDRDLANAIVTGAEAQSIPVAAANFATAQGPFSTLPLDWGAMVPLHFMPDVPVVVVTPSRSLSYDDHLAMGRIIAHQVRQSGKRVGLIASCDWSHAHDERGPYGFHENAKALDTQVVELFKTNALEKMTSFSDSFIHHAKPDGIWQTLILAGAIPEASRNNTFLSYEVPTYFGMMCVAYHAS from the coding sequence ATGAGCCATCCATTTGTGTTTGCTTGTGTCACACCACACGGGCTCCCCATCCTCGAAGAACTTTCTGGCGATGAACCAGATTTAATGGCGAAAACGAGACAAAGCATGAAACAACTGGGAGCCTGGATGCACGAAGCCGCTCCCGAAACGATCATTGTGTTGACGCCACATGGGTTGAAAATTGAAGGGATGTTTTCCGTATCCACGTCATCTTTCATGGCTGGGGAGATGTCAGAACAGACTGTCGCCATGATGGTCGGAGATGAGCGCCCAGAGAAAGGTGTTATCATACACTTCAAGCGCAGCGTAGACAGGGATTTAGCCAACGCGATTGTGACTGGCGCAGAAGCTCAATCCATCCCCGTTGCGGCAGCGAACTTTGCCACTGCACAAGGGCCATTTTCCACCCTGCCGCTCGACTGGGGCGCCATGGTGCCACTGCACTTCATGCCGGATGTGCCCGTCGTCGTCGTCACACCCTCGCGCAGCCTCTCGTATGATGACCACCTCGCCATGGGGCGCATCATCGCCCATCAAGTTCGCCAATCAGGGAAACGTGTCGGCCTCATCGCGAGTTGCGACTGGTCTCACGCACACGATGAACGCGGTCCTTATGGTTTCCACGAGAACGCCAAAGCGTTGGATACACAAGTCGTCGAGCTATTCAAGACGAACGCACTGGAGAAGATGACTTCGTTCTCAGACTCCTTCATCCATCACGCGAAACCCGACGGCATATGGCAGACCCTCATTCTCGCAGGCGCCATCCCGGAAGCATCACGTAACAACACGTTTCTCTCGTATGAAGTACCCACTTATTTCGGGATGATGTGCGTTGCATACCACGCATCGTAG